One genomic segment of Helianthus annuus cultivar XRQ/B chromosome 14, HanXRQr2.0-SUNRISE, whole genome shotgun sequence includes these proteins:
- the LOC110879306 gene encoding pentatricopeptide repeat-containing protein At4g13650 — translation MILLRGSFLNASIHSFPPKSATDFPKYFCGQLGSAAFTTSASFPVVDEEDEGSPKTHVSKGVNNSAQIYANHQTYCWLLEGYLSSGSLTDAKKLHGRILKSGFDSDNAICSRLAEVYVAHGDLTYACQVLDEMPDRDLSFWNNLIFGLIKKRLPTMVLGLFSKMLAKNVNPDEVTFANVLRAFSGDRIDLHNLKQIHTKIVRHGFGTNYIVCNPLIDLYAKKGYIETAKHVFQGLTMRDNVTWVAMISGLSQNGHEEESILLFFKMHVSGILPTPYVFSSIISSCTKISFFELGQQLHALIHKWGFSSETFVCNALVTLYSRCGDLVSAEQIFSKMEYRDGVSYNTLISGLAQKGLSEKALQLYENMQSDILKPDSVTVASLLSACASIGAFSKGLQLHSYAIKAGMCADIIIEGSLLDLYVKCSDVKTAHDFFLTTETENVVLWNVMLVAYGQLGDLHESVNIFSQMQINGLTPNQYTYPSILRTCTQIGALDLGEQIHTQVVKTGFQLNVYVCSVLIDMYSKHGDLHTAQKILNRLNEKDVVSWTAMIAGYAQHDLFNEALKTFEEMLHRGIQSDNIGFSSAISACAGIQAIHQGRQIHGQSVVCGYSSDLSIGNALVCLYARCGLITEAYLAFEKIHLKDNVSWNALVSGFAQSRNYEESLKVFSKMNEFGVEANMFTYGSAVSAAANTTNITQGKQIHGRMIKTGYNLEPEASNVLITLYSKCGSLDDAKSEFLEMNDKNEISWNAMITGYSQHGCGDEAIKLFEEMKRFGYTPNYVTFVGVLTACSHVRLVDKGLEYFKSMSQDYSLVPRAEHYACVVDILGRAGLLTRALEFIKSMPIEPDSMVWRTLLSACIVHKNKEVGEISAKHLLELEPEDSATYVLLSNMYAINGKWDDRNRTRKLMKDRGVKKVPGRSWIEIKNTIHAFFVGDRLHPLADEIYDYLDVINKRAAEIGYVQDRYSLLNDLEQEQKEPSTCIHSEKLAITFGLLSLSNNIPLRVMKNLRVCNDCHNWIKFVSKICNRDIIVRDSYRFHHFGGGVCSCKDHW, via the exons ATGATATTATTACGTGGTTCATTCTTGAACGCCTCAATTCATTCTTTCCCGCCTAAATCTGCAACAGATTTTCCAAAG TATTTTTGCGGTCAATTGGGATCAGCTGCTTTCACTACTTCTGCAAGTTTTCCGGTTgtcgatgaagaagatgaagggaGTCCGAAAACTCACGTGTCCAAAGGGGTTAATAATTCTGCCCAAATTTATGCTAATCATCAGACCTACTGTTGGCTCTTAGAAGGATATCTGAGTTCTGGGTCTCTCACAGATGCTAAGAAGCTTCATGGGAGGATCTTGAAGTCGGGTTTCGATAGCGATAACGCCATTTGCAGTAGGCTTGCTGAGGTTTATGTTGCACACGGTGATTTAACTTATGCATGCCAGGTGCTCGATGAAATGCCTGACAGAGATTTATCCTTCTGGAATAACTTAATTTTCGGTTTGATCAAAAAGAGGTTACCGACTATGGTGTTGGGCCTGTTTTCGAAAATGTTGGCGAAGAATGTCAACCCGGATGAAGTAACATTTGCAAATGTTTTACGTGCTTTTAGCGGAGATAGGATTGACCTTCATAATCTAAAGCAGATCCACACGAAAATCGTTCGTCATGGTTTTGGTACAAACTATATTGTGTGTAACCCGTTGATTGATTTATACGCGAAAAAGGGGTATATAGAGACCGCAAAACACGTGTTTCAAGGCTTGACTATGAGAGATAATGTCACTTGGGTTGCTATGATCTCCGGATTATCTCAAAACGGACATGAAGAAGAAagcattttattattttttaaaatgcACGTTTCCGGTATTTTACCGACTCCTTACGTGTTCTCGAGTATCATAAGTTCATGTACAAAAATTTCGTTTTTTGAGCTAGGACAACAGTTGCATGCCCTTATTCATAAATGGGGATTTTCATCGGAAACTTTCGTGTGCAACGCGCTTGTCACGTTGTATTCCCGTTGTGGCGATTTAGTTTCTGCAGAACAAATATTTAGTAAAATGGAATATCGGGATGGAGTATCATACAACACGCTTATCTCGGGTCTTGCTCAAAAAGGATTAAGCGAGAAAGCCTTACAGTTATACGAAAATATGCAATCCGATATACTAAAACCGGATTCTGTCACGGTTGCTAGCCTCTTAAGTGCTTGTGCGTCGATCGGGGCCTTTAGTAAAGGATTACAACTGCATTCTTACGCAATAAAGGCAGGAATGTGTGCGGATATTATCATAGAAGGCTCTTTACTTGACCTTTATGTAAAATGTTCGGACGTCAAAACCGCTCATGATTTCTTCCTTACAACCGAAACCGAAAATGTGGTTTTATGGAATGTGATGTTGGTGGCGTATGGACAGTTAGGGGATCTACATGAATCCGTAAATATTTTCTCGCAAATGCAGATTAACGGGTTGACGCCTAATCAGTACACTTATCCTAGCATACTAAGAACATGTACGCAAATTGGTGCGTTAGATCTTGGTGAGCAGATCCATACGCAAGTCGTTAAAACGGGATTTCAGTTAAACGTGTATGTTTGCAGTGTGCTTATTGATATGTACTCTAAGCATGGAGATTTGCACACCGCACAGAAGATTCTTAACCGTCTTAACGAGAAAGATGTTGTTTCGTGGACCGCTATGATAGCGGGATATGCGCAACATGATTTATTTAACGAAGCTCTTAAAACATTTGAGGAGATGCTACATAGAGGAATCCAGTCGGATAATATCGGATTTTCAAGTGCGATAAGCGCGTGCGCGGGAATTCAAGCGATTCATCAAGGCCGTCAAATTCACGGTCAATCGGTTGTTTGTGGGTATTCATCTGATCTTTCAATCGGAAACGCACTTGTTTGTCTTTACGCTAGATGTGGTTTAATAACCGAAGCGTATTTAGCATTtgaaaaaattcatttaaaagaTAACGTCTCGTGGAACGCATTGGTTTCGGGATTTGCACAAAGCAGAAACTATGAGGAGTCACTGAAAGTGTTCTCGAAAATGAACGAATTTGGTGTCGAAGCGAATATGTTTACTTACGGGTCTGCGGTTAGTGCGGCTGCAAATACAACAAACATAACACAAGGCAAGCAGATACACGGAAGAATGATAAAAACGGGTTATAATTTGGAACCCGAGGCATCTAACGTTCTCATAACTTTATATTCGAAATGCGGGAGTCTTGACGATGCGAAAAGTGAGTTTCTTGAAATGAATGATAAGAACGAAATTTCATGGAATGCGATGATTACGGGATATTCGCAACACGGGTGCGGAGACGAAGCGATAAAACTCTTTGAGGAAATGAAACGGTTCGGTTATACACCAAATTACGTGACTTTTGTGGGTGTTTTAACCGCTTGTAGTCATGTACGGTTAGTAGACAAAGGTCTTGAATACTTCAAATCCATGAGTCAAGATTACAGTCTAGTCCCACGAGCCGAACATTACGCATGTGTTGTTGACATTCTTGGACGGGCCGGGCTTTTGACCCGTGCGCTTGAATTTATAAAGTCAATGCCGATCGAACCAGACTCGATGGTCTGGAGGACGCTTTTGAGTGCATGTATAGTTCATAAAAATAAAGAAGTTGGAGAAATTTCAGCAAAACACCTTCTTGAATTAGAACCCGAAGATTCAGCCACTTATGTTTTATTATCAAATATGTACGCGATAAATGGAAAATGGGACGATAGAAACCGAACAAGAAAGTTGATGAAAGATAGAGGTGTAAAGAAAGTTCCAGGTCGTAGCTGGATCGAAATTAAGAACACCATTCATGCGTTTTTTGTCGGTGATCGTCTTCATCCGTTAGCAGATGAAATTTATGATTATTTAGACGTTATTAACAAACGGGCTGCTGAAATTGGGTATGTGCAAGATCGTTACAGTCTTTTAAACGATCTCGAGCAAGAACAGAAGGAGCCGTCTACTTGCATACACAGTGAGAAACTAGCTATTACGTTTGGACTTTTGAGTTTGTCGAATAATATTCCGTTGCGTGTGATGAAGAATCTTCGCGTGTGCAATGATTGCCATAATTGGATAAAGTTTGTGTCAAAGATTTGTAATAGAGATATTATAGTTAGAGACTCGTATCGGTTTCATCATTTTGGAGGGGGCGTTTGTTCCTGCAAAGACCATTGGTGA
- the LOC110876648 gene encoding uncharacterized protein LOC110876648 — MFVWRAIEEKVPTEAALRDRGMNLPDVICKTCGAAEETAGSCFTTIKIPMVNTAGNLKELLKELNKVQRNWKIRKAIHAIAVQTMWTLWRVRNDNVFKGKQAAIQITVEDIKENSYQGVKMKSKFNRITQQEWWDFNVVL; from the coding sequence ATGTTTGTGTGGCGGGCTATAGAAGAGAAAGTGCCAACGGAAGCGGCATTAAGAGATAGAGGCATGAACCTTCCTGATGTAATCTGTAAAACTTGTGGTGCAGCCGAAGAAACTGCTGGCTCATGTTTTACTACAATCAAAATACCGATGGTTAACACAGCCGGgaatctaaaagaattattgaagGAGCTAAACAAAGTACAGAGGAACTGGAAAATAAGAAAAGCAATACATGCAATCGCAGTCCAAACGATGTGGACTTTATGGAGAGTTAGGAACGATAATGTGTTCAAAGGAAAGCAAGCCGCGATACAAATAACTGTGGAAGATATAAAGGAAAACTCTTATCAAGGGGTGAAGATGAAATCAAAGTTTAATAGGATAACACAACAGGAATGGTGGGATTTCAATGTAGTATTGTAA